The DNA region ATTTCAACTTCACCTCTAGGTTCAAACACCTCTGTACTAAAATCAAGATCTTTATAACTATTAAAAACCCTATTAATTTCATTCATATTAGACCCAATTTTATTTTGTAAAACACTGAGCATTCTATTAAGAACATTATTAAGCTCTATAAGTTGAGGGTTTGCAGGATTTTTAGTAATTCTTACAGTGAAATTACCTTTTTCAATTTCTTTAGCAGTTTGAACTGATTCATCTACAGCATCTTGATCTTGCTCTAAAGACTTTTGAATTTTTTCAATATTTTCATTGATAATTTTACCCATAGCACCTAATTCATCATTAGTGCGAATTTCAATAGCTTTAGGTTCAATTTTTTCATGATTTAAAAAACGAAAAAATGACTCTAAAGAACTAAGAATAATAGGTAATCTTGATGCAACAATTTTTTTAACACAATAATACACCACGCCTAAAACAATAAAAATAAAAATTAAAGAAGCACTAATAATAATTAATTGTAATTTTTTCAAAGGCTCAAAAACTGAATATTTAGGTGCAGTTACCATTACAGCCCAAGAACTATCTTGAACTTTAAAACTATTGATTGCAGCATAAGAATCATCACCATCAGAAGCTATATAATTAAACACTCCACTTTGTCCTTGATTCATGGCTTGATAAATTGCTTGAGTCTTTTGATTAGGGCTAATATCTTTTAAATTTTTTAATACTAAGGTTTCATTTGGATGTATAGCTATAAGACCATCTGATCGTAAAAGAACTCTTAATTCCCCATCATATTTTTGGGTATTAGGATCAAGAAAATAATTAGAAACCGCTGAAAAATCTAAAGTCATACCCACAACGCCCACAGCCTGATTTTTTTTATCAAAAATTGGCATAGCTATATTAATAGCATCAAAGTCTTCTCCTTCTAAATTCATTCTTATAGGGCGACCTATATAAACTTTATTTTCTCCATATTGAGCTTGTTTTATAATATCTTGCACAACTTGTAAATTTGCTATTTCATTAGTAGCTTGTATAACTTTTATCCCACCTTTACTCTCTTTTTCTCTATCTGCATAAAGCATAATAAAATTACC from Campylobacter hepaticus includes:
- a CDS encoding methyl-accepting chemotaxis protein, with the protein product MFKSLNIGLKLIFSVATVVVIGLIVLISLITKQVSQNITENTEDILASIAKEYATQTQGIFREMIVLNKSISGTLTEMFRSTSKEDLDIDNITNIIINTFDNSAYSNFTYLYLINPPQYFKEESKFFNTQSGNFIMLYADREKESKGGIKVIQATNEIANLQVVQDIIKQAQYGENKVYIGRPIRMNLEGEDFDAINIAMPIFDKKNQAVGVVGMTLDFSAVSNYFLDPNTQKYDGELRVLLRSDGLIAIHPNETLVLKNLKDISPNQKTQAIYQAMNQGQSGVFNYIASDGDDSYAAINSFKVQDSSWAVMVTAPKYSVFEPLKKLQLIIISASLIFIFIVLGVVYYCVKKIVASRLPIILSSLESFFRFLNHEKIEPKAIEIRTNDELGAMGKIINENIEKIQKSLEQDQDAVDESVQTAKEIEKGNFTVRITKNPANPQLIELNNVLNRMLSVLQNKIGSNMNEINRVFNSYKDLDFSTEVFEPRGEVEITANILGKEIKEMLIASSNFAKDLAHQSEELKSSMQKLTDGSNAQASSLEQSAAAVEEINSSMQSVSGKTVEVASQADDIKNIVNVIKDIADQTNLLALNAAIEAARAGEHGRGFAVVADEVRQLAERTGKSLSEIEANINILVQSVNEVAESVKEQTTGIAQINDAIAKLESVTKENVEVANATNGITNEVNRIAGAILEDVNKKKI